A genomic segment from Nocardiopsis sp. Huas11 encodes:
- a CDS encoding DinB family protein, with the protein MTNEPSPASPAPSASASAHVEPPVAADETTMLTAWLDAHRAAVHRTCAGLSAEHAVAAPLPSSPMMSIGGIVSHLRWVEHAWFEILLLDLPDQGYATPDDPDAEWRRGTEVPLPQLLDEYEAQCERSREITARLDLDTSALRARKDEDPTTLRWVLVHMVEETARHNGHLDLLRELADGTTNR; encoded by the coding sequence ATGACCAACGAACCCTCCCCCGCCTCCCCGGCCCCGTCCGCGTCCGCGTCCGCCCACGTCGAACCGCCCGTGGCGGCCGACGAGACCACCATGCTCACCGCCTGGCTGGACGCGCACCGGGCCGCCGTCCACCGCACGTGCGCCGGGCTGAGCGCCGAACACGCCGTGGCGGCCCCGCTGCCGAGCTCGCCGATGATGAGCATCGGCGGCATCGTCTCCCACCTGCGCTGGGTGGAGCACGCCTGGTTCGAGATCCTGCTCCTGGACCTGCCCGACCAGGGCTACGCCACTCCCGACGACCCCGACGCCGAGTGGCGCCGGGGCACTGAGGTCCCACTCCCCCAGCTGCTCGACGAGTACGAGGCCCAGTGCGAGCGCTCCCGGGAGATCACCGCTCGACTCGACCTGGACACGTCGGCGCTGCGCGCACGCAAGGACGAGGACCCCACGACCCTGCGGTGGGTCCTGGTGCACATGGTCGAGGAGACCGCCCGCCACAACGGGCACCTGGACCTGCTCCGCGAACTCGCCGACGGCACCACGAACCGGTAG
- a CDS encoding PadR family transcriptional regulator: MSAMALPGPWSWDARGGRFGRGGRSRGFWGWAPDGDPRSRRRGPRGGPHAGGPDEHRARFGPPPTPPQPPMPPGVPPWGGGHFGPGHPFGGFGPGGGFGPGRGGRGGRGGHRAKRGDVRTGILLLLAEESRSGYEIIREGRERSGGMWRPSPGSVYPMLQQLEDEGLVVQEEGEGRRRPYRLTEEGVDYLEENAAALTPPWEAVADAYADSRSRYEEISTLAYQLSAAAAQVVQAGTDEQVERAKRLLGDSTRSLYRILAEEAPEPTAASADTEEDED, encoded by the coding sequence ATGAGTGCCATGGCACTTCCCGGCCCCTGGTCCTGGGACGCGCGCGGCGGACGTTTCGGCCGCGGCGGACGTTCGCGCGGCTTCTGGGGCTGGGCACCGGACGGCGACCCCCGCAGCCGTAGGCGCGGCCCTCGTGGGGGACCCCACGCGGGCGGACCCGACGAGCACCGGGCCCGGTTCGGGCCGCCGCCGACCCCGCCCCAGCCACCGATGCCTCCCGGCGTGCCCCCGTGGGGAGGCGGCCACTTCGGCCCGGGCCACCCCTTCGGCGGCTTCGGCCCCGGAGGCGGCTTCGGCCCCGGCCGGGGCGGGCGCGGCGGGCGCGGCGGACACCGCGCCAAGCGCGGCGACGTGCGCACCGGCATCCTGTTGCTGCTCGCCGAGGAGTCGCGCAGCGGCTACGAGATCATCCGCGAGGGCCGCGAGCGCAGCGGCGGGATGTGGCGGCCCAGCCCCGGCTCGGTCTACCCGATGCTCCAGCAGTTGGAGGACGAGGGCCTGGTGGTCCAGGAGGAGGGTGAGGGGCGCCGACGCCCCTACCGCCTCACAGAGGAGGGCGTGGACTACCTGGAGGAGAACGCCGCCGCACTCACCCCGCCCTGGGAGGCGGTGGCCGACGCCTACGCCGACAGCCGGTCACGCTACGAGGAGATCAGCACGCTCGCCTACCAGCTGAGCGCGGCGGCCGCGCAGGTCGTGCAGGCGGGCACCGACGAGCAGGTGGAGCGGGCCAAGCGGCTCCTGGGCGACTCCACCAGGAGCCTGTACCGGATCCTCGCCGAGGAGGCGCCCGAGCCCACCGCCGCGTCGGCGGACACCGAGGAGGACGAGGACTGA
- the dnaE gene encoding DNA polymerase III subunit alpha, translating to MADSFTHLHVHTEYSMLDGAAKLKPLFKEAARLEMPAVAMTDHGNMFGAYEFYQQSKGTGVKPIIGIEAYVAPESRFHKKRVFWGRASGSDDASGEGGKDISGGGRFLHMTMLAQNAKGLRNLFKMSSLASMEGYYMKPRMDLDLMAENSEGIIVSTGCPSGGVQTRLRLGQEKEAIAYAAKLQDIFGKENVFLELMDHGVPIEKQVRDGLLKVGRELDIPPLVTNDSHYVYESQASAHDALLAVGVGKNLDDPTRFRFNGSGYYLKTPDEMRGLLNFDEWAQGCKNTLLVAERIEPDAYDSVFAHRDLMPAFPIPEGETESSWLRKEVERCLPNRYPDGVSEEYRRRVDYELGIINEMGFPAYFLVVADICQYARREGIALGPGRGSAAGSMIAYVLGITDLDPMAHGLLFERFLNPERVSMPDVDLDFDERRRTEMIDYVTRLYGEERVAQILTFGTIKAKAAVKDSTRILGMPYSVGDQITKAFPAAVGGAEIPLDAVFNTEHERYPETTELRNLVDNDPQVAKVMETARGIEGLTRGTGVHAAGVILSRDPLLDVIPLHKRDNDGAIITGFPYPQCEDMGLLKMDFLGLRNLTIIDDAVKSIKESEGIDLDMSKVPLDDKKAYKLLARGDTLGVFQLDGGAMRNLLKRMEPKNFGDITAVISLYRPGPMAANAHNDYADRSNGRQDVTPIHPELKDALDPILGETYHLIVYQEQIMAIAQQMAGYSLGGADLMRRAMGKKKKEALEKEFEKFSAGMIEKGFSRESMQAIWDVMLPFAGYAFNKSHAAGYALVAYWTAYLKANYPAAYMAALLTSVSDDKDKMAVYLAECRAQGIKVLPPDVNESGLRFTPVGRDIRFGMGAVRNVGANVVNSIIKTRTEKGKFSSFTDFLSKIELAACNKRVIESLVKAGGFDSLGQPRRELYRHHETAVDGMISSKKQEAHGQFDLFGGGEGEEDSTPIGLNINWGDEEWDRKTKLAFEREMLGLYVSSHPLAGAERVLARSRDTSIAQVVAGEMARERGEVRIAGLISKVDKRTNKAGNQWAIATVEDLDASMEVLFFPKTYPLYVDALLEDTAVTVKGRLNDRDGTYSMFASEMSILDISHVTEGEPPVLLTVDEKRLTPELVADLRQVLDTHKGETPVRIRVDNPVRSRIYAVDRYTVRISPEFNGEVKSLLGAYAVDY from the coding sequence ATGGCCGACTCGTTCACCCATCTGCACGTCCACACCGAGTACTCGATGCTGGACGGCGCCGCGAAACTCAAGCCCCTGTTCAAGGAGGCCGCGCGGTTGGAGATGCCGGCGGTCGCCATGACCGACCACGGCAACATGTTCGGGGCCTACGAGTTCTACCAGCAGTCCAAGGGCACGGGCGTCAAGCCCATCATCGGCATCGAGGCCTACGTCGCCCCGGAGTCGCGCTTCCACAAGAAGCGGGTGTTCTGGGGTCGGGCGAGTGGTTCCGACGACGCGTCGGGCGAAGGTGGCAAGGACATCTCCGGCGGCGGTCGTTTTCTGCACATGACGATGCTGGCGCAGAACGCGAAGGGGCTGCGCAACCTCTTCAAGATGTCCTCGCTGGCGTCCATGGAGGGCTACTACATGAAGCCCCGCATGGACCTGGACCTCATGGCGGAGAACAGCGAGGGCATCATCGTCTCGACGGGGTGCCCGTCCGGCGGTGTGCAGACACGCCTGAGGCTCGGGCAGGAGAAGGAGGCGATCGCCTACGCCGCCAAGCTCCAGGACATCTTCGGCAAGGAGAACGTCTTCCTGGAGCTGATGGACCACGGCGTGCCCATCGAGAAGCAGGTCCGTGACGGCCTGCTCAAGGTCGGCCGCGAGCTGGACATCCCGCCGCTGGTGACCAACGACTCCCACTACGTCTACGAGTCCCAGGCCTCCGCGCACGACGCCCTGCTGGCCGTGGGTGTGGGCAAGAACCTGGACGACCCCACCCGGTTCCGGTTCAACGGCTCGGGCTACTACCTCAAGACCCCCGACGAGATGCGGGGCCTGCTCAACTTCGACGAATGGGCCCAGGGCTGCAAGAACACCCTGCTCGTCGCCGAGCGGATCGAGCCCGACGCCTACGACTCGGTGTTCGCCCACCGGGACCTCATGCCCGCCTTCCCCATCCCCGAGGGCGAGACCGAGTCCTCCTGGCTGCGGAAGGAGGTCGAGCGCTGCCTGCCCAACCGCTACCCCGACGGGGTCAGCGAGGAGTACCGGCGGCGCGTCGACTACGAACTCGGCATCATCAACGAGATGGGCTTCCCGGCCTACTTCCTCGTCGTGGCCGACATCTGCCAGTACGCGCGCCGCGAGGGCATCGCCCTGGGGCCGGGCCGTGGTTCGGCCGCCGGCTCGATGATCGCCTACGTCCTGGGCATCACGGACCTGGACCCGATGGCCCACGGCCTGCTGTTCGAACGGTTCCTCAACCCCGAACGCGTGAGCATGCCCGATGTCGACCTCGACTTCGACGAGCGTCGGCGCACCGAGATGATCGACTACGTCACCCGCCTGTACGGCGAGGAGCGCGTCGCGCAGATCCTCACCTTCGGCACCATCAAGGCCAAGGCCGCGGTGAAGGACTCCACCCGCATCCTCGGCATGCCCTACTCCGTGGGCGACCAGATCACCAAGGCCTTCCCGGCCGCCGTGGGCGGGGCCGAGATCCCGTTGGACGCGGTGTTCAACACCGAGCACGAGCGGTACCCGGAGACCACGGAGCTGCGCAACCTGGTCGACAACGACCCCCAGGTCGCCAAGGTCATGGAGACCGCGCGCGGTATCGAGGGCCTGACCCGCGGAACGGGCGTCCACGCCGCGGGCGTGATCCTGTCCCGCGACCCGCTGCTCGACGTCATCCCGCTGCACAAGCGCGACAACGACGGCGCCATCATCACCGGCTTTCCCTACCCTCAGTGCGAGGACATGGGTCTGCTCAAGATGGACTTCCTGGGCCTGCGCAACCTGACGATCATCGACGACGCGGTCAAGAGCATCAAGGAGTCCGAGGGGATCGACCTGGACATGTCCAAGGTCCCCCTCGACGACAAGAAGGCCTACAAGCTCCTCGCCAGGGGGGACACGCTCGGTGTGTTCCAGCTGGACGGCGGCGCGATGCGCAACCTGCTCAAGCGGATGGAACCGAAGAACTTCGGTGACATCACGGCCGTGATCTCCCTGTACCGGCCCGGTCCGATGGCCGCCAACGCGCACAACGACTACGCGGACCGGTCGAACGGGCGCCAGGACGTCACCCCGATCCACCCTGAACTGAAGGACGCGCTGGACCCGATCCTCGGCGAGACGTACCACCTGATCGTCTACCAGGAGCAGATCATGGCCATCGCCCAGCAGATGGCCGGGTACAGCCTGGGCGGCGCCGACCTGATGCGCCGGGCGATGGGCAAGAAGAAGAAGGAGGCCCTGGAGAAGGAGTTCGAGAAGTTCTCCGCCGGGATGATCGAGAAGGGCTTCTCCCGGGAGTCCATGCAGGCGATCTGGGACGTCATGCTCCCCTTCGCCGGGTACGCGTTCAACAAGTCGCACGCGGCCGGATACGCCCTCGTCGCGTACTGGACCGCCTACCTGAAGGCCAACTACCCCGCCGCGTACATGGCCGCGCTGTTGACCTCGGTCAGCGACGACAAGGACAAGATGGCGGTCTACCTGGCCGAGTGCCGCGCGCAGGGCATCAAGGTGCTGCCGCCGGACGTCAACGAGTCGGGTCTGCGCTTCACGCCGGTCGGCCGGGACATCCGCTTCGGCATGGGCGCGGTGCGCAACGTCGGCGCGAACGTGGTCAACTCGATCATCAAGACCCGCACGGAGAAGGGCAAGTTCTCCTCCTTCACCGACTTCCTGTCCAAGATCGAGCTCGCCGCCTGCAACAAGAGGGTCATCGAGTCGCTGGTCAAGGCAGGCGGGTTCGACTCCCTGGGCCAGCCGCGGCGCGAGCTGTACCGCCACCACGAGACCGCGGTCGACGGCATGATCAGCTCCAAGAAGCAGGAGGCGCACGGCCAGTTCGACCTGTTCGGCGGCGGCGAGGGCGAGGAGGACTCCACTCCCATCGGCCTCAACATCAACTGGGGCGACGAGGAGTGGGACCGCAAGACCAAGCTCGCCTTCGAGCGGGAGATGCTGGGCCTGTACGTGTCCAGCCACCCGCTGGCCGGGGCCGAGCGGGTGCTGGCGCGCTCCCGCGACACATCGATCGCGCAGGTCGTGGCCGGGGAGATGGCACGCGAACGCGGTGAGGTGCGGATCGCGGGGCTGATCTCCAAGGTGGACAAGCGCACCAACAAGGCGGGCAACCAGTGGGCGATCGCCACGGTGGAGGACCTGGACGCCAGCATGGAGGTCCTGTTCTTCCCCAAGACGTATCCGCTCTACGTCGACGCCCTGCTGGAGGACACCGCGGTCACCGTCAAGGGCCGGCTCAACGACCGTGACGGCACGTACTCGATGTTCGCCTCGGAGATGTCCATCCTGGACATCTCCCACGTCACCGAGGGCGAGCCGCCGGTCCTGCTGACCGTGGACGAGAAACGGCTCACCCCGGAGCTGGTCGCCGACCTGCGGCAGGTGCTCGACACCCACAAGGGCGAGACCCCGGTGCGCATCCGGGTGGACAACCCGGTCCGCTCGCGGATCTACGCCGTGGACCGGTACACGGTGCGGATCTCCCCGGAGTTCAACGGTGAGGTCAAGAGCCTGCTGGGGGCGTACGCGGTCGACTACTGA
- a CDS encoding DUF397 domain-containing protein — protein sequence MDDLYKIDLRGVAWAKPCGGNSDENGDEESCVLVADTPEVVAVRDSKNPAMAALRFTKSEMDAFVRHYARENDIMI from the coding sequence GTGGACGACCTGTACAAGATCGACCTCCGCGGAGTCGCGTGGGCGAAGCCCTGCGGGGGCAACAGCGATGAGAACGGCGACGAGGAGTCGTGCGTCCTCGTGGCCGACACCCCTGAAGTAGTCGCCGTCCGTGACTCCAAGAACCCGGCCATGGCGGCGCTGCGGTTCACGAAGTCGGAGATGGACGCCTTCGTTCGCCACTACGCCCGTGAGAACGACATCATGATCTAG
- a CDS encoding DUF397 domain-containing protein, with translation MTNERELPGLRWWKSSYSGSKGGDCVEVAEGTCHMYLRDSKYPELGHFTFGTGEWCAFLVASEHG, from the coding sequence ATGACCAATGAGCGAGAGCTTCCCGGACTCAGGTGGTGGAAGTCCAGCTACAGCGGGAGCAAGGGCGGCGACTGCGTGGAAGTAGCAGAGGGTACGTGCCACATGTATCTTCGCGATTCCAAGTATCCCGAACTGGGTCACTTCACCTTCGGTACGGGCGAGTGGTGTGCCTTCCTCGTGGCCTCTGAGCACGGCTAA
- a CDS encoding helix-turn-helix transcriptional regulator: MTDLHLVHDEEPDAEPRTVSLALRYYASELKRHREAAGLTQAQLAELIPYSKSMVSMVETAKRSPVESREGDKVTSRFTECCDEMLNTGGALGRILPLLEDTSDPYPPWFKPYANLEAEATAIYTFQSQTVPGLLQTEAYARAVLGSGRPYMGDDELERQTAARIQRQQILQRESPPTLLAVIDELVVRRPIGGTTVLRQQVERLIELAESRVVSLGIVPIGATEHAGLDGSWNLLDFIGEESLLYIEAGGTATMSNQAKDVLPVRQAFGALCMQALAPRATVELMMGIARDL; encoded by the coding sequence ATGACCGACCTGCACCTCGTCCACGATGAGGAACCCGACGCCGAGCCGCGTACGGTCTCGTTGGCGTTGAGGTACTACGCCAGCGAACTCAAGCGCCACCGCGAGGCCGCCGGTTTGACGCAGGCCCAGCTCGCCGAACTCATCCCGTACTCGAAGTCCATGGTCTCGATGGTCGAGACCGCCAAGCGCTCGCCGGTGGAGAGCCGCGAGGGCGACAAGGTCACGTCCAGGTTCACCGAGTGCTGCGACGAGATGCTGAACACCGGAGGGGCCCTGGGCCGGATACTGCCATTGCTGGAGGACACCAGCGACCCATATCCCCCGTGGTTCAAGCCTTACGCGAACCTGGAAGCCGAGGCCACCGCCATCTACACCTTCCAGTCGCAGACAGTGCCAGGGCTCCTTCAGACGGAAGCATATGCACGAGCCGTCCTCGGTAGTGGTCGCCCGTACATGGGAGACGATGAGCTTGAACGACAGACGGCGGCCAGGATTCAGCGCCAGCAGATCCTTCAGCGCGAATCGCCGCCGACGCTACTCGCAGTGATAGACGAACTGGTCGTCCGACGACCCATCGGTGGGACGACCGTGCTGAGACAGCAGGTCGAGAGGCTCATAGAGCTGGCTGAGAGCCGAGTTGTAAGCCTGGGGATCGTACCGATCGGTGCGACAGAGCATGCAGGGTTGGATGGGTCGTGGAATCTCTTGGACTTCATCGGAGAGGAATCACTCCTGTACATCGAAGCCGGTGGGACTGCCACAATGTCCAATCAGGCGAAGGATGTCCTACCGGTGCGTCAGGCGTTCGGTGCACTGTGCATGCAGGCGTTGGCGCCCCGTGCCACTGTTGAGCTGATGATGGGAATTGCGAGAGACCTATGA
- a CDS encoding endonuclease/exonuclease/phosphatase family protein: MHHHGSTATLVLASSGVDPVPPASEASSSVPPPPAEGVVRFATFNAALSRPTPGRLLKDLSAPGHPQIANVAEIVQWVRPDVLLVTEFDHDHHGLGPRLFLDSYLAVGRGGAAGMDFPYVYTAPVNTGVPSGADLDGDGRVVTTPGSTAYAGDAFGFGLFPGQYGMALFSRYPLLTDRVRTFREFRWADLPGALLPVRPDTGEPFHSPEALDVLRLSSKSHWDVPVDVGGRRPVHLLASHPTPPAFDGPERRNVLRNHDEIRFWADYVSGDAPYLYDDAGRRGGLAPGAPFVVAGDLNADPDAGDGHPEAIRRLLEHPRVTDPRPRSRGGLGAAAVDPAAPPAPAHLRADYVLPSADLGVRGAGVFWPAADDPLFRLTGDYPFPSSDHRLVWVDVACG; encoded by the coding sequence ATGCATCACCACGGCTCGACCGCCACCCTCGTGCTGGCCTCGTCCGGGGTGGACCCCGTCCCTCCCGCCTCGGAGGCCTCTTCGTCGGTACCGCCGCCTCCGGCCGAGGGCGTGGTGCGCTTCGCGACCTTCAACGCCGCCCTGTCGCGCCCGACCCCGGGGAGGCTGCTGAAGGACCTGTCCGCGCCGGGGCACCCCCAGATCGCCAACGTCGCCGAGATCGTCCAGTGGGTGCGCCCCGACGTCCTGCTGGTCACCGAGTTCGACCACGACCACCACGGCCTGGGCCCCCGGTTGTTCCTGGACTCCTACCTGGCGGTGGGCCGGGGCGGCGCGGCGGGAATGGACTTCCCGTACGTGTACACCGCGCCGGTGAACACCGGGGTGCCGTCCGGGGCGGACCTGGACGGCGACGGGCGGGTGGTCACGACACCGGGCAGCACCGCCTACGCCGGGGACGCGTTCGGGTTCGGGCTCTTCCCCGGCCAGTACGGGATGGCCCTGTTCTCGCGGTACCCGCTGCTGACCGACCGGGTCCGCACCTTCCGCGAGTTCCGGTGGGCGGACCTGCCGGGCGCCCTGCTGCCCGTGCGCCCTGACACCGGGGAGCCGTTCCACTCCCCCGAGGCCCTGGACGTGCTGCGATTGTCGTCCAAGAGCCATTGGGACGTGCCGGTGGACGTCGGCGGCCGGCGTCCCGTCCACCTGCTGGCGAGCCATCCCACGCCCCCGGCCTTCGACGGCCCCGAACGCCGCAACGTCCTGCGCAACCACGACGAGATCCGGTTCTGGGCCGACTACGTCTCCGGCGACGCCCCCTATCTGTACGACGACGCCGGGCGCCGCGGCGGCCTGGCCCCGGGCGCTCCCTTCGTGGTCGCGGGCGACCTCAACGCCGACCCCGACGCGGGCGACGGGCATCCCGAGGCGATCCGGCGGCTCCTGGAGCATCCGAGGGTCACCGATCCCCGGCCGCGCAGCCGCGGCGGGCTGGGCGCGGCGGCCGTGGACCCGGCGGCGCCGCCGGCGCCCGCCCACCTGCGTGCGGACTACGTGCTGCCGTCGGCCGACCTGGGTGTGCGGGGCGCGGGCGTGTTCTGGCCCGCGGCGGACGACCCGCTCTTCCGGCTCACCGGGGACTACCCGTTCCCGAGCTCCGACCACCGCCTGGTGTGGGTGGACGTGGCGTGCGGGTGA
- a CDS encoding chorismate mutase, translating into MQIPTATPAPDERIRELRGRIDRMDAELAALLERRALVAAQVQRLKPVGYFAGRDPRRERELVERMAEHAPRLGAERLADIMDSVISAGLSAAQEESER; encoded by the coding sequence GTGCAGATCCCGACCGCCACCCCCGCGCCCGACGAGCGCATCCGCGAGCTCCGCGGCCGCATCGACCGGATGGACGCCGAACTCGCCGCGCTCCTGGAGCGCCGCGCGCTCGTCGCCGCCCAGGTGCAGCGGCTCAAGCCCGTCGGGTACTTCGCCGGCCGCGACCCGCGCCGCGAGCGCGAACTCGTCGAGCGCATGGCCGAGCACGCGCCCCGTCTGGGGGCCGAGCGGCTCGCCGACATCATGGACAGCGTGATCAGCGCCGGCCTGTCCGCCGCCCAGGAGGAGTCCGAGCGCTAG
- a CDS encoding PaaI family thioesterase: MTVHSQPVAEAPDPRSYGLPVVEDGSIPAELRSLVSRVHDLIDVVANTGADRETLAEAAAVVEDLTGRLDVDRRQIGTMVERTMADGTTEYGTITNIVSGDTNPVAPPLFLERVPGGLRGEVTLNTLYQGPPGLAHGGWVAALLDQAVGSASAIHTSPGLTAKLEVNYRRPTPLFTPLEVVGRVDRTEGRKVFVSGEIRAHGEITAEATALMIRIQIP; encoded by the coding sequence ATGACGGTCCACTCGCAGCCGGTCGCCGAGGCCCCCGACCCCCGGTCCTACGGCCTCCCCGTGGTCGAGGACGGCTCCATCCCCGCCGAACTGCGCTCCCTGGTCTCCCGCGTGCACGACCTCATCGACGTCGTCGCCAACACCGGAGCCGACAGGGAGACGCTGGCGGAGGCCGCCGCCGTGGTCGAGGACCTCACGGGCCGGCTCGACGTCGACCGCCGCCAGATCGGCACCATGGTCGAGCGCACGATGGCCGACGGCACGACCGAGTACGGCACCATCACCAACATCGTCTCGGGCGACACCAACCCCGTCGCCCCGCCGCTGTTCCTCGAACGCGTTCCCGGCGGACTGCGCGGCGAGGTCACGCTCAACACCCTCTACCAGGGCCCGCCCGGACTCGCGCACGGCGGCTGGGTCGCCGCGCTCCTGGACCAGGCCGTGGGCAGCGCATCGGCGATCCACACCAGCCCCGGCCTGACCGCGAAGCTGGAAGTCAACTACCGCAGACCCACGCCGCTGTTCACCCCGTTGGAGGTCGTCGGCCGGGTGGACCGGACGGAGGGCCGCAAGGTCTTCGTCTCCGGCGAGATCCGCGCCCACGGCGAGATCACCGCCGAGGCGACCGCCCTGATGATCCGCATCCAGATCCCGTAG
- a CDS encoding GNAT family N-acetyltransferase, with translation MSTNELQIRLAQDPRDLAAVFVIRGAVFVAEQEVPIEEEWDDRDPAADQFVALLDGVPVGTVRLVEQAPADGTGQASGLLGRLAVLPKGRGSGTGAALVRAVEERARERGFSSVELHAQTHALGFYERLGYTAHGEEFLDAGIPHLHMVRRLG, from the coding sequence ATGAGCACGAATGAACTTCAGATCCGGCTGGCCCAGGACCCCCGCGACCTCGCCGCGGTGTTCGTCATCCGCGGTGCCGTGTTCGTCGCCGAGCAGGAGGTCCCCATCGAGGAGGAGTGGGACGACCGCGACCCGGCCGCGGACCAGTTCGTGGCGCTGCTGGACGGCGTGCCGGTGGGCACGGTGCGGCTGGTGGAGCAGGCTCCGGCCGACGGCACGGGGCAGGCGTCGGGGCTGCTGGGACGCCTGGCGGTCCTGCCGAAGGGGCGGGGCTCGGGCACGGGCGCCGCGCTGGTCAGGGCGGTGGAGGAACGGGCCCGCGAGCGCGGGTTCTCCTCGGTGGAGCTGCACGCCCAGACGCACGCCCTCGGCTTCTACGAGCGGCTCGGCTACACCGCGCACGGCGAGGAGTTCCTCGACGCCGGCATCCCGCACCTGCACATGGTGCGGCGGCTCGGCTGA
- a CDS encoding AraC family transcriptional regulator has product MGLPSDVHPTVEDPRVEHARYWRFPGLPGTELLTARFVTTSFVRHTHPTYTIGVITDGIEEYTHPGGRARVGPGGLAVVGPGEVHTGHAGIPEGWGYRVFYPSREVVEGIARERGIRGTPAFTESGIHAPEVARILVDAHLAADHGDPLTASALTRQGLGLLLRTHGREPAADPAPHAARPEVERARRILEARLLDPPTLEELSAEVGLGPFALTRAFRGVHGLPPHAYVNQVRVDRARALLRAGRPPGEVAALVGFADQPHLTRHFKRHLGVPPGAYQRALLAS; this is encoded by the coding sequence ATGGGCCTGCCCAGTGACGTACACCCGACCGTCGAGGATCCGCGCGTGGAGCACGCGCGCTACTGGCGCTTCCCCGGCCTGCCCGGCACCGAACTCCTCACCGCCCGTTTCGTCACCACCTCGTTCGTCCGCCACACGCATCCCACGTACACCATCGGCGTCATCACCGACGGCATCGAGGAGTACACGCACCCGGGAGGCCGGGCGCGCGTGGGTCCGGGGGGTCTGGCCGTGGTCGGCCCGGGTGAGGTGCACACCGGGCACGCCGGCATCCCCGAAGGATGGGGCTACCGGGTCTTCTACCCCTCCCGCGAGGTCGTCGAGGGCATCGCGCGCGAACGGGGCATCCGTGGGACCCCCGCGTTCACCGAGTCCGGCATCCACGCCCCCGAGGTCGCCCGCATCCTGGTCGACGCCCACCTGGCGGCCGACCACGGCGACCCGCTGACCGCCTCCGCCCTGACGCGCCAGGGGCTGGGCCTGCTGCTGCGCACCCACGGACGCGAACCGGCGGCCGACCCGGCCCCGCACGCCGCCCGCCCCGAGGTGGAGCGCGCCCGCCGGATCCTCGAGGCCCGGCTTCTGGATCCGCCCACCCTGGAGGAGCTGTCCGCCGAGGTCGGGCTCGGACCGTTCGCGCTCACCAGGGCCTTCCGCGGCGTCCACGGCCTGCCCCCGCACGCCTACGTCAACCAGGTGCGCGTGGACCGGGCCCGCGCCCTGCTGCGCGCCGGCCGCCCGCCGGGCGAGGTCGCCGCGCTGGTCGGGTTCGCCGACCAGCCCCACCTGACCCGCCACTTCAAACGCCACCTCGGGGTGCCGCCCGGCGCCTACCAGCGAGCCCTGCTGGCCTCCTGA
- a CDS encoding AzlC family ABC transporter permease has translation MRTFALLKSPAVRDSLGIGVAVGAAGLAFGTAAVAAGLSPAQALFLSLFAFTGASQFALVGVIAGGGSLVAGVLGALLLGARNTLYGLRLADLLDWRGTKRVVAAHGVIDETAAITLAQPDRASARTAFVTTYAVLGGSWVLTTLAGALATERVSDMDAFGLDAVGPAIFLGLLWPRLREGGGRAWLIAAVGAGIALAATPLLPPGVPVLLAASAALIALIRPVGAAPAAAADPAEPAEEART, from the coding sequence GTGAGAACCTTCGCTCTGCTCAAGTCGCCCGCCGTGCGCGACAGCCTGGGGATCGGTGTCGCCGTCGGCGCCGCCGGCCTGGCCTTCGGCACGGCCGCGGTGGCCGCGGGCCTGTCCCCCGCACAGGCCCTGTTCCTCAGCCTGTTCGCGTTCACCGGCGCCTCCCAGTTCGCGCTCGTCGGCGTCATCGCCGGCGGGGGCAGCCTGGTCGCCGGTGTCCTGGGCGCGCTCCTACTCGGTGCCCGCAACACCCTCTACGGGCTGCGCCTGGCCGACCTCCTCGACTGGCGCGGCACGAAGCGCGTGGTCGCCGCGCACGGCGTCATCGACGAGACCGCCGCGATCACGCTGGCCCAGCCCGACCGGGCCTCGGCCCGGACGGCCTTCGTGACCACCTACGCGGTGCTCGGGGGGTCCTGGGTCCTGACGACGCTGGCGGGCGCGCTGGCCACCGAGCGCGTCAGTGACATGGACGCCTTCGGCCTGGACGCCGTCGGACCGGCGATCTTCCTCGGCCTGCTCTGGCCCCGGCTGCGCGAGGGCGGCGGCCGTGCGTGGCTGATCGCCGCCGTGGGCGCCGGCATCGCCCTGGCCGCCACGCCGCTGCTCCCGCCCGGCGTACCGGTGCTGCTCGCGGCCTCCGCCGCCCTGATCGCCCTCATCCGCCCGGTCGGCGCCGCACCCGCGGCCGCCGCCGATCCCGCCGAACCCGCCGAGGAGGCCCGCACATGA